From Sporosarcina sp. 6E9, a single genomic window includes:
- a CDS encoding sugar diacid recognition domain-containing protein encodes MPDIGHYAQSIVEQFSSILDIPISITDKTGMIIGSTDINRLGSHHIVTMEVTKSGKIMFFSKEQTAGLVNVLPGIAAPLSFQQETVGVLGLIGDPATVERYVKFVQSHIEMLLIKNFRSKIVASQMETIRDFIQRLLIYKDDENFRRIQNYCEMHGFALGVSRCCILLDIPFRIDQTPSNENSQTFNQTEQDLFLCLTKLFIDNEQDIVAPLTTGQWLILKHVNSDDMISLKERLNYASDSLRMFLRNRDLDSKFMLSYSGSSSTIGAILQSYEQLRKALVIARRNNFQQSIVSIDDWNLLSLALVEEIKLPAKQTLDSYIEKLNSHPNGTALIKSFLVYCEEQLNMSQAARKLYIHRNTLSYRLQQLQQLLNIDLHSFKQCMLLYLVLKQHEHVHKFEKLILQ; translated from the coding sequence TTGCCAGACATTGGGCACTATGCACAATCAATCGTAGAACAGTTTTCTTCAATACTAGACATTCCGATTAGTATCACAGATAAAACGGGAATGATTATAGGAAGTACGGACATTAACCGACTTGGTTCGCATCACATCGTTACTATGGAAGTCACCAAGTCAGGTAAAATCATGTTCTTCTCGAAAGAACAAACTGCTGGACTTGTCAACGTCTTACCAGGAATTGCTGCCCCTCTAAGCTTCCAACAAGAAACAGTCGGTGTACTTGGACTGATAGGTGACCCTGCGACAGTCGAACGGTACGTAAAATTTGTCCAATCCCATATTGAAATGCTTCTAATAAAAAATTTCCGTTCTAAAATAGTTGCCTCTCAAATGGAAACGATTCGCGATTTTATTCAACGTCTTCTAATTTATAAGGATGATGAGAACTTCAGAAGAATTCAAAACTATTGTGAAATGCACGGATTCGCACTAGGGGTATCAAGGTGCTGTATTTTATTGGATATCCCGTTCAGAATTGATCAAACTCCTTCTAACGAAAATTCACAAACGTTTAACCAAACAGAACAGGATCTTTTCTTATGCTTAACAAAGTTATTTATTGATAATGAACAGGATATCGTTGCCCCCTTAACGACGGGGCAATGGCTAATTTTAAAACATGTCAATTCAGATGATATGATTTCATTAAAAGAAAGATTAAATTATGCATCCGATTCGTTAAGGATGTTTTTAAGAAACAGAGATTTGGACAGCAAGTTTATGTTATCATATAGCGGATCTTCCTCAACAATAGGGGCAATTCTACAGTCCTATGAACAATTGAGGAAAGCTTTGGTGATTGCTAGAAGGAATAACTTCCAACAATCAATTGTCTCCATCGACGATTGGAATCTACTATCTCTTGCCCTTGTTGAGGAAATAAAACTACCTGCTAAACAAACGCTTGATAGTTACATTGAAAAACTAAACAGTCATCCAAATGGAACTGCACTCATCAAAAGTTTCCTTGTCTATTGCGAAGAACAATTGAACATGAGCCAAGCCGCAAGGAAACTGTACATTCACCGCAATACTCTGTCATACAGGTTGCAACAACTGCAACAATTATTGAATATCGATTTGCATTCATTCAAACAATGCATGCTTCTTTACTTGGTTTTAAAACAACATGAACATGTCCACAAATTCGAAAAACTTATTCTGCAGTAA
- the sspO gene encoding small acid-soluble spore protein O: MSNSPKNNSSGNASDEQAARKNLSREFDHELANKPLTPLERHNN, encoded by the coding sequence GTGAGCAACAGCCCGAAGAACAATTCAAGTGGTAACGCTAGTGATGAGCAAGCAGCTAGGAAGAATTTATCAAGGGAGTTTGATCATGAACTTGCAAACAAACCCTTGACACCGCTAGAAAGACATAATAATTAG
- a CDS encoding 16S rRNA (uracil(1498)-N(3))-methyltransferase: MQRYFLNEPFDENGIAEITGEDRKHIVHVMRMGVNDKLIAVSAGEAYPALITKIGTDYVVIQKHGVALSKNELPVMITIASGLAKGDKHDLIVQKGTELGLFSMIPFKAERSIVKWDDKKGGKKIERLQKIAKQAAEQCHRTVIPKIEHPKTLRQLIASSGDYDVLLFADEEDAKSTDPHRTRDRVSGITDQQKVLIVFGPEGGISRTESEELLSAGFLPVALGPRILRTETAPLYFLSAISYEFE; the protein is encoded by the coding sequence TTGCAACGCTATTTTCTTAACGAACCATTTGATGAAAACGGGATAGCAGAAATCACCGGAGAAGACCGCAAACATATCGTTCATGTCATGCGTATGGGCGTTAACGATAAACTTATCGCGGTTTCGGCTGGTGAAGCCTATCCTGCTTTGATTACTAAAATAGGCACGGATTATGTTGTTATCCAAAAGCATGGGGTAGCACTTTCAAAAAATGAACTACCAGTAATGATTACCATTGCATCCGGATTAGCTAAAGGTGATAAACATGATTTAATCGTTCAAAAAGGTACAGAGCTCGGTTTATTTTCCATGATTCCTTTTAAAGCGGAACGATCTATCGTTAAATGGGATGATAAAAAAGGTGGCAAGAAAATTGAACGACTGCAAAAAATTGCGAAACAAGCAGCAGAACAATGTCATCGAACCGTCATCCCTAAAATTGAACATCCGAAAACATTGCGCCAGCTTATAGCAAGCTCGGGTGACTATGATGTGCTTTTATTTGCAGATGAAGAGGATGCAAAGAGTACAGATCCACATCGAACACGGGACCGAGTCAGTGGCATAACTGATCAACAGAAAGTGCTAATCGTCTTTGGACCGGAAGGCGGAATTTCTAGAACAGAATCAGAGGAATTACTTTCAGCGGGTTTTCTTCCAGTGGCACTCGGACCGCGTATTTTACGTACCGAAACAGCACCACTATATTTTCTATCGGCTATCTCTTATGAATTTGAATGA
- the prmA gene encoding 50S ribosomal protein L11 methyltransferase translates to MKWSEIAVHTTHEATESVANILHEAGASGVIIEDSEEPDRIREDQFGEIYELDKEDYPADGVIVKAYLPVNSFLIETMSEIEQSIAELPGFGLNVGRNEIKTSEVDDEDWATAWKKYYHPVKVSGRFTIVPTWEEYNPVASDELIIELDPGMAFGTGTHPTTVLCIQALEKYIKTDDIVIDVGTGSGVLSIAAAMLGAKKVEALDLDYVAVKAAMENIELNKVEKIVEVTQGNLLEKVDSKPNLIVANILADVIMSFSADAASILQEDGLFIVSGIIGEKRDEVKDDLVNKGFEIIESVLMEDWVAIIAKKKGV, encoded by the coding sequence TTGAAATGGTCAGAAATAGCTGTTCATACAACACATGAAGCAACGGAATCTGTAGCGAATATTTTGCATGAAGCCGGGGCAAGTGGTGTAATTATCGAGGACTCGGAAGAGCCGGATCGAATTCGGGAGGATCAATTCGGAGAAATCTATGAACTTGATAAAGAGGATTACCCTGCGGATGGCGTAATTGTAAAAGCATATTTACCTGTTAATAGTTTCTTGATCGAGACGATGAGCGAAATCGAACAATCTATTGCTGAACTTCCAGGTTTCGGTCTAAACGTCGGACGTAACGAAATTAAAACATCAGAAGTTGACGATGAAGACTGGGCGACAGCATGGAAAAAATATTACCATCCTGTTAAAGTTTCTGGCCGTTTTACAATTGTTCCAACTTGGGAAGAATATAATCCTGTAGCCTCTGACGAATTAATCATCGAACTTGATCCTGGTATGGCTTTTGGAACAGGAACGCATCCAACAACCGTTTTATGTATCCAAGCTTTAGAGAAATATATCAAAACGGATGATATCGTAATCGATGTTGGGACTGGATCAGGTGTATTATCAATTGCGGCTGCGATGCTTGGAGCAAAAAAAGTTGAAGCGCTCGATTTAGATTATGTGGCAGTTAAAGCTGCAATGGAAAATATTGAATTGAACAAAGTTGAGAAAATAGTCGAGGTAACACAGGGTAATCTTTTAGAAAAAGTCGATAGTAAACCAAATCTGATCGTAGCGAATATTTTGGCGGACGTTATCATGTCCTTTTCAGCTGATGCTGCTTCAATCTTGCAAGAAGACGGTCTCTTTATTGTTTCGGGTATTATTGGAGAAAAACGAGACGAAGTAAAAGATGATTTAGTTAATAAAGGTTTTGAAATAATAGAATCAGTCTTAATGGAAGACTGGGTCGCAATTATTGCTAAGAAAAAGGGTGTGTAA
- the dnaJ gene encoding molecular chaperone DnaJ: protein MSKRDYYEVLGVSKSATKDEIRRAYRKLSKKYHPDLNKAADAEEKFKEATEAYETLSDESKKANYDQFGHAGPNQGFGGGGFGGDGFGFEDIFSSFFGGNTRRRDPNAPRKGNDLQYTMTIDFMEAVFGKETEIEIPKEETCGNCNGSGAKKGTSAKTCTHCSGTGEISITQDTPLGRMVNRRACHHCEGTGKIIPEKCSTCHGSGKVKKMKKIKVSIPEGVDDGQQLRVSGQGEPGENGGPSGDLYIVFRVKAHEKFIRDEDDIYLELGLSYPQAALGDEIQVPTVHGDVNLKIPAGTQTGTRFRLRGKGVKNVHGRGIGDQHVVVKVVTPKKMSEKQKELMREFAAISGNSPEEYSSSLFDKIKRTIKGE, encoded by the coding sequence ATGAGTAAGAGAGATTATTATGAAGTGCTCGGTGTTTCGAAATCAGCGACAAAAGATGAAATTAGACGCGCTTATAGAAAGTTATCAAAAAAGTATCACCCAGACCTAAATAAAGCAGCAGATGCGGAAGAGAAGTTCAAAGAAGCAACCGAAGCATATGAAACCTTAAGTGATGAATCTAAAAAAGCGAATTATGATCAATTTGGTCATGCGGGTCCAAATCAAGGATTCGGCGGCGGTGGTTTTGGCGGTGACGGTTTTGGATTTGAAGATATATTCAGTTCGTTTTTCGGAGGTAATACACGTCGACGAGATCCGAATGCACCAAGAAAAGGTAATGACTTGCAATACACGATGACCATTGATTTCATGGAGGCTGTATTCGGTAAGGAAACTGAAATTGAAATACCGAAAGAAGAAACATGCGGGAATTGTAATGGATCAGGTGCTAAAAAGGGTACTTCTGCGAAAACCTGTACGCATTGTAGCGGAACTGGTGAAATCAGTATAACCCAAGACACACCACTTGGTAGAATGGTTAATCGTAGAGCCTGTCATCACTGTGAAGGTACAGGTAAAATCATTCCAGAAAAATGTTCAACATGTCACGGTTCGGGTAAAGTAAAGAAAATGAAGAAGATTAAAGTTTCAATTCCCGAAGGTGTGGATGATGGTCAACAATTGCGTGTTTCAGGGCAAGGGGAACCAGGCGAAAATGGCGGACCATCAGGTGATTTGTATATTGTATTCCGCGTAAAAGCGCATGAAAAATTTATTCGTGATGAAGATGACATCTATTTAGAACTAGGGTTATCCTATCCACAAGCTGCACTTGGCGATGAAATACAAGTGCCGACTGTTCATGGAGATGTCAATTTAAAAATCCCAGCCGGAACGCAAACCGGAACTAGATTTAGATTAAGAGGCAAAGGCGTGAAAAATGTTCATGGCCGCGGTATTGGTGACCAACATGTTGTTGTAAAAGTTGTCACGCCTAAAAAAATGTCAGAAAAACAAAAAGAATTAATGCGAGAATTTGCAGCAATTAGCGGCAATAGCCCAGAAGAATATTCTAGTTCACTTTTCGATAAAATTAAACGAACAATCAAAGGCGAATGA
- the dnaK gene encoding molecular chaperone DnaK: MSKIIGIDLGTTNSVVAVYEGGEPKVIPNPEGNRTTPSVVSFKNGERQVGEVAKRQAITNPNTIMSVKRHMGSDFKVKAEDTEYTPQEVSAMILQYMKGYAEEYLGEKVTKAVITVPAYFSDAQRQATQDAGRIAGLEVERIINEPTAAALAYGLDKTDEDQTILVYDLGGGTFDVSILELGDGVFQVLSTAGDNKLGGDDFDDVIIDYLVQEFRKENGIDLSQDKMAMQRLKDGAEKAKKDLSGVTSAQISLPFITAGEAGPLHLEVTLSRAKFDELTSHLVERSMVPTRQAMKDAGLSASEIDRVILVGGSTRIPAVQEAIQKETGKEAYRGVNPDEVVAMGAAVQGSILSGDVTDVVLLDVTPLSLGIETMGNVFTKLIERNTTIPTSKSEVFSTAADNQPAVDIHVLQGERPMAADNKTLGRFQLTDIPPAQRGVPQIEVTFDIDKNGIVNVKAKDLGTQKEQNITIQASSSLSDEDIERMVKEAEENAEADKKRKEEADLRNEADQLIFQAEKTVKDLGDKVSEEETKEIEDASAELKTALEENNFEDVSTKKTALEEIVQKLTMKLYEQAAAEAQAAEGAEGAGEAEDDVVDADFEEVDEDEKK, translated from the coding sequence ATGAGTAAAATTATCGGTATTGACTTAGGTACAACAAACTCAGTAGTAGCAGTATATGAAGGCGGAGAGCCGAAAGTAATTCCAAATCCGGAAGGTAACCGTACGACTCCATCAGTTGTTTCATTTAAAAATGGTGAAAGACAAGTTGGGGAAGTTGCAAAACGTCAAGCGATTACAAATCCTAATACAATCATGTCCGTAAAACGTCATATGGGTTCGGATTTCAAAGTAAAAGCTGAAGATACTGAATACACGCCACAAGAAGTTTCTGCTATGATTCTTCAATATATGAAAGGTTATGCAGAAGAATATCTTGGAGAAAAGGTTACAAAAGCAGTTATTACAGTTCCAGCATACTTTAGTGATGCACAGCGACAAGCTACACAAGATGCGGGTAGAATTGCTGGGCTAGAAGTCGAACGTATCATTAACGAGCCAACTGCAGCTGCACTTGCTTATGGACTCGATAAAACTGATGAAGACCAAACAATTCTAGTTTATGACCTCGGTGGTGGAACATTTGACGTTTCTATTCTAGAGCTTGGAGACGGTGTATTCCAAGTACTGTCAACAGCTGGAGATAACAAACTAGGCGGAGACGATTTTGACGATGTAATCATCGATTATCTTGTTCAAGAATTCCGTAAAGAAAATGGCATTGATCTTTCTCAAGACAAAATGGCGATGCAACGTTTGAAAGATGGCGCTGAAAAAGCGAAGAAAGATCTTTCAGGTGTAACATCAGCTCAGATTTCATTACCATTTATTACAGCTGGAGAAGCTGGTCCATTACACTTAGAAGTTACGCTGTCACGTGCGAAATTTGATGAGTTAACAAGTCACCTAGTAGAGCGTTCAATGGTTCCAACACGTCAAGCAATGAAAGACGCGGGTCTCTCTGCATCTGAAATCGACCGTGTAATTCTTGTAGGTGGATCAACACGTATTCCAGCAGTACAAGAAGCGATTCAAAAAGAAACAGGAAAAGAAGCATATAGAGGCGTTAACCCGGATGAAGTTGTCGCAATGGGTGCTGCAGTTCAAGGTTCAATCCTAAGCGGTGACGTGACAGACGTTGTTCTACTAGACGTAACGCCACTTTCACTTGGTATTGAAACAATGGGTAACGTGTTCACGAAGCTGATTGAACGCAACACAACAATTCCAACAAGTAAATCTGAAGTATTCTCGACTGCTGCAGATAACCAACCAGCTGTTGATATTCATGTTCTACAAGGTGAGCGTCCAATGGCTGCTGACAACAAAACGCTTGGCCGTTTCCAATTAACAGACATTCCACCAGCACAACGCGGAGTTCCACAAATTGAAGTTACATTTGATATCGATAAAAACGGTATTGTTAACGTTAAAGCGAAAGATCTCGGTACACAAAAAGAACAAAACATTACAATTCAAGCGAGCTCTTCACTTTCGGACGAAGATATCGAACGTATGGTGAAAGAAGCAGAAGAAAATGCTGAAGCAGATAAAAAGCGTAAAGAAGAAGCGGACTTAAGAAACGAAGCGGATCAGCTGATTTTCCAAGCTGAAAAAACTGTTAAAGATCTTGGTGATAAAGTTTCTGAAGAAGAAACTAAAGAAATCGAAGATGCTTCTGCAGAGTTGAAAACAGCTTTAGAAGAAAATAACTTCGAAGACGTTAGCACTAAGAAAACAGCACTAGAAGAAATTGTTCAAAAACTAACAATGAAACTATATGAACAAGCAGCAGCGGAAGCGCAAGCTGCCGAGGGCGCTGAAGGTGCCGGAGAAGCAGAGGACGATGTCGTTGATGCGGATTTCGAAGAAGTAGATGAAGACGAGAAAAAATAA
- the hrcA gene encoding heat-inducible transcriptional repressor HrcA, with the protein MLTNRQLLILRLTVDDFIKSAQPVGSRQLSKKPEAPFSSATIRNDMADLEELGYLEKTHTSSGRVPSEKGYRFYVDHLLKEEKLNREDSNQLRSIFQEKIMETEELIRKSATILSDLTNYTSILLGPDSSMHVVKRFSIVPLDKDTAVAIIVTDNGHVENRLFNVPTGYTASDIEKMVNILNERLIGTPLIHLQKTLVQETKMILERHIDKAGELYASFQEAIAIAPEERLYFGGKMNMMTQPEFNDVHKMKMFLDLIEKGAPRATFFNDVRTGIAVRIGSENNHYAMDDFSVITATYSAGEIMKGSIAIVGPTRMDYGRSEEVIEENEEVVESSDNEEVETPEEEKDEVEQLKEQIEEEQNKYLRLLADYDNFRRRATLDKEALQKYKSQNVLTNLIPVLDNFSRAIAVEAKSDEARTMMEGMDMIYRSLVDALKSEGLVEIEAVDQEFDPNYHQAIMTGNEEDKPSGVVLEEMQKGYILKDRVLRPSMVKVNE; encoded by the coding sequence ATGTTGACAAACAGACAGTTACTCATTTTACGACTGACGGTCGACGATTTCATTAAATCCGCACAGCCTGTCGGTTCTCGGCAACTCTCTAAGAAACCTGAGGCACCTTTTAGTTCAGCGACAATTCGTAACGATATGGCTGATCTTGAAGAGTTGGGGTATCTTGAGAAAACACATACATCTTCAGGCCGCGTTCCATCTGAAAAAGGATATCGATTTTATGTCGATCATCTTTTGAAAGAGGAAAAACTAAATCGAGAAGATAGCAATCAGCTGCGTTCTATTTTTCAAGAGAAAATAATGGAAACCGAAGAGTTAATACGGAAATCTGCAACAATTCTTTCCGATTTAACGAATTATACTTCCATATTACTCGGCCCGGATTCGTCAATGCATGTCGTAAAGCGATTTTCGATTGTGCCGCTTGACAAAGATACCGCAGTCGCTATTATAGTGACTGATAATGGTCATGTTGAAAACCGTTTATTTAATGTCCCAACAGGCTATACAGCTTCGGATATTGAAAAAATGGTCAACATATTGAATGAACGTTTAATTGGTACGCCGCTAATTCATCTTCAAAAAACACTAGTTCAAGAAACGAAAATGATTCTTGAACGCCATATTGATAAAGCGGGAGAACTGTACGCTTCTTTTCAAGAAGCGATTGCAATCGCACCTGAGGAACGTTTGTATTTCGGTGGAAAAATGAATATGATGACTCAACCTGAATTTAATGATGTCCATAAAATGAAAATGTTTTTGGATCTTATTGAAAAAGGAGCACCAAGGGCGACATTTTTTAATGATGTCCGAACAGGGATTGCCGTCAGAATAGGTTCCGAGAATAACCATTATGCGATGGACGATTTCAGTGTGATTACAGCAACATATTCAGCGGGTGAAATAATGAAGGGATCAATTGCAATCGTTGGTCCGACTCGTATGGATTATGGACGATCAGAAGAAGTAATAGAAGAGAATGAAGAAGTTGTTGAATCTTCCGACAACGAAGAAGTTGAGACACCCGAAGAGGAAAAAGACGAAGTTGAACAATTAAAAGAACAAATCGAAGAGGAACAGAACAAATATCTTCGATTACTAGCTGATTATGACAACTTTAGACGAAGAGCCACACTTGATAAAGAAGCTCTTCAAAAATATAAATCTCAAAACGTCTTAACTAATTTAATACCTGTCCTTGACAACTTCTCGCGGGCTATTGCCGTAGAAGCCAAATCAGATGAAGCGCGCACGATGATGGAAGGAATGGATATGATTTACAGGTCACTCGTTGATGCTTTAAAATCAGAAGGTTTGGTTGAAATTGAAGCGGTTGACCAGGAATTTGATCCAAACTATCATCAAGCAATTATGACAGGAAATGAAGAAGATAAACCATCGGGCGTCGTTCTTGAAGAAATGCAAAAAGGCTATATACTAAAAGATCGAGTGCTTAGACCTTCGATGGTTAAAGTGAATGAATAA
- the hemW gene encoding radical SAM family heme chaperone HemW: MKGIYIHIPFCHQICHYCDFNKVFFKNQPVDEYIESIGMEFAIMKREGFTFANVETVFLGGGTPTSLSVKQLDRLLAIINEYVEVSSLKEFSTEANPDELTFDKLLVLKNGGVNRLSIGVQSFDEDLLKAIGRTHDPHDAIRVVNEARKADFTNISIDLIYGLPNQTREQWEDTLNKATDLELPHYSGYSLIVEPKTVFYNLMNKGKLPLPGEDMETVMFEMLIEHMESKGRMRYEISNFARPDYESIHNLLYWENETYAGIGAGAHGYVSGNRYSNIGPIKRYMEQVGNGIRPIQQSHIVTPVEAMEEEMFLGLRKTDGISTALFHEKFGQSLTSVYGETIQALIDKELIEVNGDRVQLTRNGVFRGNEVFQQFLA, encoded by the coding sequence ATGAAAGGAATTTATATTCACATCCCGTTTTGTCATCAGATATGTCATTACTGCGATTTTAATAAAGTATTTTTCAAAAACCAGCCGGTCGATGAATATATTGAATCGATTGGCATGGAATTTGCCATAATGAAAAGAGAAGGTTTTACATTTGCTAACGTTGAAACCGTATTTCTTGGCGGCGGAACACCAACGTCATTGTCTGTGAAACAATTAGATCGATTGCTGGCGATTATTAATGAGTACGTCGAAGTTTCTTCATTAAAAGAATTTTCTACTGAAGCAAATCCTGACGAGTTGACATTCGACAAATTATTGGTGTTGAAAAATGGGGGCGTCAATCGTTTAAGTATTGGCGTCCAATCATTTGATGAAGATTTATTGAAAGCCATCGGTAGAACGCATGATCCGCATGACGCAATCCGTGTAGTGAATGAAGCACGGAAAGCCGATTTCACAAACATTAGTATTGATCTTATCTATGGATTGCCGAACCAAACGCGAGAACAGTGGGAAGACACGTTAAACAAGGCTACAGATTTAGAGCTGCCGCATTACTCGGGTTACTCATTAATCGTTGAACCAAAAACCGTATTTTATAATTTAATGAACAAAGGTAAATTACCTTTGCCAGGTGAAGACATGGAAACAGTAATGTTTGAAATGCTAATCGAACATATGGAAAGCAAAGGTCGTATGCGGTATGAGATTAGCAATTTTGCCCGACCTGACTACGAATCGATACATAATCTGTTATATTGGGAAAATGAAACATATGCAGGAATTGGTGCTGGCGCACATGGCTACGTTTCGGGAAACCGGTATTCCAATATTGGTCCGATTAAGCGGTATATGGAGCAGGTAGGTAATGGCATTCGGCCGATTCAACAATCTCATATCGTGACCCCCGTGGAAGCGATGGAAGAAGAAATGTTCCTTGGTTTACGAAAGACAGACGGAATTTCAACAGCCTTATTTCATGAAAAGTTCGGACAATCTTTAACTAGTGTCTACGGAGAAACAATTCAAGCTCTAATAGATAAGGAATTGATCGAAGTAAATGGCGATAGAGTCCAACTGACTCGAAACGGAGTTTTTAGAGGCAACGAAGTATTTCAACAATTTTTAGCGTAA
- the lepA gene encoding translation elongation factor 4, which produces MNLEQRLARQKNIRNFSIIAHIDHGKSTLADRILEKTNTVSSRELKTQTLDSMDLERERGITIKLNAVQLTYLAKDGEEYIFHLIDTPGHVDFTYEVSRSLAACEGAILVVDAAQGIEAQTLANVYLALDNDLEILPVINKIDLPAADPERVKKEVEDVIGLDASEAVLASAKSGIGIEDILEQIVEKVPAPTGNPDAPLKALIFDSHYDQYRGVIAYIRILDGSIKPGEKVRMMATGKEFEVLETGVFTPHETPVKELNVGDVGFLSASIKNVGDTQVGDTITKVENPASEALPGYRRMNPMVFCGLYPIDTSKYNDLREALEKLELNDSALEYEPETSQALGFGYRCGFLGLLHMEIIQERIEREFKIDLITTAPSVIYNVVKTDGTNFKVDNPAMMPSAQVIDYVEEPYVKASIMVPEDYVGSVMELCQRKRGNFVTMDYLASSRVNIIYELPLAEIVFDFFDQLKSNTRGYASLDYEMIGYKQSKLAKMDILLNGEQVDALSFIVHNDFSYERGKAIVEKLRELIPRQQFEVPVQAAIGQKIIARSTIKSIGKNVLAKCYGGDISRKRKLLEKQKEGKKRMKQVGSVEVPQEAFMAVLKMDED; this is translated from the coding sequence ATGAATTTAGAACAAAGACTAGCACGTCAAAAAAACATTAGAAACTTTTCAATTATCGCCCATATTGACCATGGGAAGTCTACGCTAGCGGATCGAATATTAGAAAAAACAAACACAGTATCGTCAAGAGAGTTGAAAACTCAAACATTAGATTCGATGGATTTAGAACGAGAACGCGGAATTACAATTAAATTGAACGCAGTACAGTTGACGTACCTAGCTAAGGATGGCGAGGAGTACATATTCCATTTAATTGATACGCCGGGACATGTCGACTTTACATATGAGGTATCCAGAAGCTTGGCAGCATGTGAAGGGGCAATTTTAGTGGTCGATGCTGCACAGGGTATTGAAGCGCAAACATTGGCTAACGTTTATTTAGCGTTAGATAATGATTTAGAAATTTTACCCGTCATCAACAAAATCGACTTACCAGCCGCTGATCCAGAACGTGTAAAAAAAGAAGTTGAAGACGTTATCGGACTAGATGCATCAGAAGCAGTATTAGCATCAGCTAAGTCAGGAATCGGTATTGAGGATATATTAGAGCAAATTGTAGAAAAAGTACCTGCACCTACAGGAAATCCTGATGCGCCATTAAAAGCACTGATTTTCGACTCGCATTATGATCAATACAGAGGCGTTATTGCATATATTCGAATACTGGATGGTTCGATTAAACCAGGAGAAAAAGTTCGGATGATGGCAACTGGAAAAGAGTTTGAAGTTCTAGAAACAGGAGTTTTCACACCACATGAGACTCCAGTAAAGGAATTAAATGTAGGGGATGTAGGTTTTCTCTCAGCATCGATTAAAAATGTCGGAGATACCCAGGTCGGAGATACAATAACAAAAGTTGAGAATCCAGCTTCAGAAGCACTGCCAGGTTATCGAAGAATGAATCCAATGGTGTTTTGCGGTTTATATCCAATTGACACATCTAAATACAATGACCTCCGAGAGGCTCTTGAAAAACTAGAATTGAATGACTCGGCACTTGAGTACGAGCCTGAAACTTCACAAGCCCTCGGGTTTGGTTATCGTTGCGGTTTTCTAGGACTACTCCATATGGAAATCATTCAGGAACGGATTGAACGAGAATTCAAAATCGATTTAATCACGACTGCGCCTAGCGTAATCTACAATGTCGTTAAGACTGATGGCACCAATTTTAAAGTAGACAACCCAGCAATGATGCCATCTGCTCAAGTCATTGACTACGTTGAAGAACCGTACGTTAAAGCATCAATAATGGTTCCTGAAGATTATGTAGGATCGGTAATGGAGCTTTGTCAACGTAAAAGAGGAAATTTTGTTACCATGGATTATTTAGCTTCATCTCGTGTCAATATAATTTATGAGCTTCCACTTGCAGAAATTGTATTTGATTTCTTCGACCAATTAAAATCCAATACAAGAGGGTATGCATCTTTGGATTATGAAATGATTGGTTATAAACAATCGAAACTTGCGAAAATGGATATTTTACTGAACGGGGAACAGGTTGATGCACTGAGCTTTATCGTTCATAATGATTTTTCATATGAGCGTGGAAAAGCAATTGTTGAAAAACTACGCGAACTTATCCCTAGACAACAATTTGAAGTTCCTGTTCAGGCAGCAATTGGCCAAAAAATCATCGCACGTTCAACCATCAAATCAATCGGTAAAAACGTTCTTGCCAAATGTTACGGTGGCGACATCTCACGTAAACGAAAGCTGCTTGAAAAACAAAAAGAAGGTAAAAAACGCATGAAACAAGTAGGTTCTGTCGAAGTTCCGCAAGAAGCATTCATGGCGGTTTTGAAGATGGACGAAGATTAA